TCGGCCCCAGGGCCGCGATCGTGGAGGTGTAGACGATCCTCGAAACGCCGCGCCGCTCGGCGGCGCGCAGGACCGCCGCGAGCCCCTCCACGTTGACCCGGTCGAACTCGCGCGGGTCGCGGACCCACATCTTGACCAGGGCCGCCATGTGCACGCACGCGTCACAGCCGGCGAGCGCCCGCTCGAGCGAGGGCGGGTCGAGCACGTCCCCCGCGACCGGGGAGCAGCCCGGCGGGCCGGCGGCCTCTCTTCCGCGGCGCACCAGGGCCAGGACGGAGTGTCCGGCCCCCGCGAGACGCGCGGCGACGTGCGCCCCGAGGTAGCCGGTCGAGCCCGTGATCAGGACCTTCACGCGTGCGCCTCCCCCGCCGGCGTGGCGACGAGATACTCGCGGAGCGCCTCCTGCCACGTGCGGGGCGCCTTTCCCGCCAGGCGGGTGTAGCGCGTCGCGTCCAGCGCCGAAAAGGCGGGCCGGACGGCAATCCGCCCGGCCTCGGCGGTCTGGATCGGCTGCAGCGCCACCCCCCGGAAGCCCCCGGCGTCGAGGATGAACCGCGCCATCTCGAAGCGCGAGCAGATGCCTGAGTTCGCGAAGTGAATGAGACCGCGGACCTCGCCGTCGACCAGGCGGCACAAGGCGCGCGCCAGGTCGAGCACGTAGGTCGGCGAGCCGAGCTGATCGTCCACCACGCGGAGCGTTCCGCCGTTCCTGGCGCGGGCGCGGATGGCGTCCACGAAGTTGGGGCGTCCGGCGCCGTACAGCCATGCGGTCCTCACGATCAGGTGATCCGGAGCCAGCGCGGCCACCTCCCCTTCGCCTTCGAGCTTGCCGCGACCATACTCCGACAGCGGCGCCGGCGGGTCGTCCTCGGTGTAGGGCCGACGGGCGCGACCGTCGAACACGAAATCGGTGCTGACGTGCAGGATCCGGCAACCGGCCGCCGCCGCCGCGCGCGCCGCGTTTCCGGCCCCTTCGACATTGATCCGCCTCGCCGCTTCCGGATCGGCTTCGCAGCC
This is a stretch of genomic DNA from Candidatus Polarisedimenticolia bacterium. It encodes these proteins:
- the rfbD gene encoding dTDP-4-dehydrorhamnose reductase, producing MKTRAEFVPMVLGAGGMLGRVLVEVLEEVFPGTISATRAEADVTDRFRLETEIERLRPDAIINCAAYTDVDGCEADPEAARRINVEGAGNAARAAAAAGCRILHVSTDFVFDGRARRPYTEDDPPAPLSEYGRGKLEGEGEVAALAPDHLIVRTAWLYGAGRPNFVDAIRARARNGGTLRVVDDQLGSPTYVLDLARALCRLVDGEVRGLIHFANSGICSRFEMARFILDAGGFRGVALQPIQTAEAGRIAVRPAFSALDATRYTRLAGKAPRTWQEALREYLVATPAGEAHA